From the Simkaniaceae bacterium genome, one window contains:
- a CDS encoding efflux transporter outer membrane subunit has protein sequence MRKKIKSYLLIVSIVFLSGCMVGPNYKKPESQISGQWASICDDDAMASQTPIIQWWEQLEDPLLNQYMDLAAQYNRDVLAATERILQARGLRQMDASSFWPQIGVDLNATKTYFSKNGPIFAIGPSVGNVPGTLSSSTGLPFTLQTPQIQSLYNVLFDATWEIDLFGKTRRKVEAANAFIESNIEQRNDVLITVLAEIGRNYIELRGSQERAELILDEIELIKQKAQLFERQFEVGRIGRLDIENIRARLATERSKLPDIYAQIYQSIYAISVLTGSYPEKLLAELLPYQPLPKFPGNVTVGLQSDLLRRRPDVRRAERELAMATANEGVAVAEFFPTFTLVGDGGLQSLALKNLFSLGSKTWAIGGDMNMPIFMGGKLKGNLSAKRAATAAIAHTYQQTILRAIEEAESVIISYTQDLNALYEREMSTSHYQASTRLSDERFQKGLVSLIDVINAKSNLNASEQELLNTDMKTLLDTVLLYKVLGGGWEQYFPEPKHK, from the coding sequence GTGAGAAAAAAGATAAAATCATATTTATTGATTGTCAGTATAGTATTTCTATCCGGTTGCATGGTAGGGCCTAATTATAAGAAACCCGAGTCGCAAATATCAGGGCAGTGGGCATCGATTTGCGATGATGATGCTATGGCATCTCAGACGCCTATTATTCAATGGTGGGAACAACTCGAAGATCCTCTACTCAATCAATATATGGATTTGGCAGCACAATATAATCGCGATGTATTAGCTGCAACTGAGCGTATTTTACAAGCAAGGGGACTCAGGCAGATGGATGCTTCTTCTTTCTGGCCTCAAATCGGAGTCGATCTCAATGCAACAAAAACCTATTTTAGCAAAAATGGGCCGATTTTTGCCATTGGTCCGAGTGTTGGAAATGTTCCCGGTACGCTATCAAGCTCAACGGGACTGCCCTTTACACTTCAAACACCTCAAATTCAAAGTTTATATAATGTCCTTTTTGACGCAACTTGGGAGATTGATCTCTTTGGAAAAACGCGTAGAAAGGTAGAGGCTGCCAATGCATTTATTGAGAGCAATATCGAGCAAAGAAATGATGTGCTCATCACTGTTTTAGCTGAAATTGGCCGTAATTATATTGAGTTGAGAGGATCTCAAGAAAGAGCGGAGCTTATTTTGGATGAGATCGAATTAATTAAGCAAAAGGCTCAACTTTTTGAGAGACAGTTTGAGGTGGGACGTATAGGCCGTCTTGATATTGAAAATATCCGTGCCCGGCTCGCAACTGAACGGTCTAAATTGCCCGATATTTATGCACAGATTTATCAAAGCATTTATGCGATTTCAGTCTTAACAGGGTCATATCCGGAAAAGCTTCTTGCCGAACTCCTTCCCTATCAACCGCTTCCAAAATTTCCCGGGAATGTGACGGTTGGGCTTCAATCGGATCTTCTGCGCCGACGCCCTGACGTGCGAAGAGCGGAAAGAGAGCTTGCAATGGCCACTGCAAATGAGGGGGTTGCCGTTGCAGAATTTTTCCCGACATTCACACTTGTCGGGGATGGGGGGCTTCAATCGCTGGCTCTTAAGAATCTGTTTTCATTGGGAAGCAAAACGTGGGCTATCGGTGGAGATATGAATATGCCGATTTTTATGGGGGGTAAACTCAAAGGCAATCTCAGTGCAAAAAGAGCGGCAACGGCAGCTATTGCACACACCTATCAGCAGACGATCCTCAGGGCCATTGAAGAGGCTGAGAGTGTAATTATTTCTTATACTCAGGATCTTAACGCTCTTTATGAGAGAGAAATGTCAACAAGTCATTATCAAGCTAGCACCCGCTTAAGCGATGAGAGATTTCAAAAGGGGCTTGTTAGTCTTATTGATGTTATCAATGCCAAGTCTAATCTTAATGCCTCTGAGCAAGAACTCCTCAATACCGATATGAAGACGCTACTTGATACGGTTCTCCTATATAAGGTGCTAGGTGGAGGATGGGAGCAATATTTTCCCGAACCAAAGCATAAATAA
- a CDS encoding magnesium transporter CorA family protein: MITIYYKDEFEETFHTIDEPTEGCWIHVDSATTSDVMKLAKYIGCDYSDIHDCLDKYEIPRIERLDQNILIFTRHPSTQEIGLQTTTLTIILTKDYFITVCPHRSNLIDRFISQRPKIATANTSKLLIHMLLRITQEFTIEIKKIRSSVLQKEKALNEVDSEDITSLTISEENLNQYLSSLLPLRNVYQAISSGRYTFLQEKDQDLLEDLLNASMQSEELCTVILRSIRSLRDSFQIIFTNQLNKTIKLLTALTIILNIPTMVASLYGMNVDLPISRSPFAFLYIMLFISIVSILAYMVFQKRKWL, translated from the coding sequence ATGATCACCATTTATTACAAAGATGAGTTTGAAGAGACCTTTCATACGATCGATGAACCTACTGAAGGTTGCTGGATTCATGTCGATTCAGCGACGACATCTGATGTAATGAAGCTCGCAAAATATATTGGATGTGACTATAGCGATATTCACGACTGTCTTGATAAGTATGAAATTCCTCGTATCGAGAGACTGGATCAAAATATCCTAATATTTACTCGCCACCCCTCGACACAAGAAATCGGCCTTCAAACAACGACTCTTACCATTATTCTAACCAAAGACTACTTTATTACAGTCTGTCCCCACCGCAGTAATCTCATTGATCGATTTATTTCTCAAAGGCCCAAAATTGCAACAGCTAATACATCTAAACTTCTGATTCATATGCTACTGCGCATCACTCAAGAGTTTACAATTGAAATTAAAAAAATTCGATCCAGCGTCCTTCAAAAGGAAAAAGCCCTCAATGAAGTGGATAGCGAAGATATCACCTCTCTGACCATTTCCGAGGAAAACCTCAATCAATACCTCTCCTCCTTACTCCCCTTGCGCAATGTTTATCAGGCTATTTCTTCGGGTCGCTATACTTTCCTACAAGAAAAAGACCAAGACCTCCTTGAGGATTTACTCAATGCCTCAATGCAATCCGAGGAACTCTGTACTGTGATTTTACGATCGATCCGCTCTCTAAGGGATTCATTTCAAATCATTTTCACAAATCAGCTCAATAAAACGATTAAACTCTTAACAGCTCTTACGATCATCCTTAATATCCCAACAATGGTCGCCAGTTTATATGGTATGAACGTCGATCTCCCCATTAGTCGCAGCCCCTTTGCCTTTCTTTATATTATGCTCTTTATTTCGATTGTTTCGATTCTCGCCTACATGGTATTCCAAAAACGTAAGTGGTTGTAA
- the lpxD gene encoding UDP-3-O-(3-hydroxymyristoyl)glucosamine N-acyltransferase encodes MIKHFTLEQLAQLTGTQLIGNPSQIIHGVDDIKQASETDATFLANLKYKDALKSTKAGVICVHEDFPVTDGKNYLLCKNPSQTFQSIAETLINIADGKTAFVGIHPTAVIDPSAKVESDVQIGPYAVIDKDVTIGKGTIIFPQVYIGPGVSIGENCILYPNVTVRERCILKNRVIIQPGAVIGSCGYGYLTSPEGKHIKLEQIGNVILEDDVEIGANTTIDRARFKSTTIGKGTKIDNLVQIGHNVQIGADNLIVAQTGIAGSSKTGHLVMMGGQVGIVGHVELADGVMIATRGGVSKSIQEKGAYGGSPIMPITEYNKQQVHLRKIEHYVNRIKNLENELKELKSSLILN; translated from the coding sequence ATGATTAAACATTTCACACTCGAACAGCTCGCTCAACTCACCGGCACTCAGCTTATCGGCAATCCAAGCCAAATAATTCATGGCGTGGATGACATTAAACAGGCAAGTGAAACAGATGCAACTTTTTTAGCGAATCTCAAATACAAAGATGCCTTAAAAAGTACAAAAGCCGGTGTGATTTGCGTTCATGAAGACTTTCCCGTTACAGACGGCAAAAACTATCTTCTTTGCAAAAACCCCTCTCAGACATTTCAATCAATCGCTGAAACTCTCATCAATATTGCAGATGGAAAAACAGCTTTTGTAGGAATCCATCCAACAGCGGTTATTGATCCTTCTGCTAAAGTTGAGAGCGATGTCCAAATTGGACCCTATGCAGTCATTGACAAAGATGTTACTATAGGAAAAGGCACCATTATTTTTCCTCAAGTTTATATTGGTCCCGGGGTTAGCATTGGTGAAAACTGCATCTTATATCCCAATGTCACTGTCCGTGAAAGATGCATACTCAAAAACAGAGTCATCATTCAACCGGGAGCCGTTATTGGTTCATGTGGATATGGTTATTTGACATCACCGGAAGGAAAACACATCAAGCTCGAACAGATTGGCAATGTCATTCTTGAAGATGATGTTGAAATTGGCGCCAATACGACAATCGACCGGGCTCGTTTTAAATCGACAACAATTGGGAAAGGGACAAAAATAGACAACCTCGTCCAGATTGGCCATAACGTTCAAATTGGTGCGGATAATTTAATCGTTGCTCAAACGGGAATAGCGGGATCGAGTAAAACAGGTCATCTCGTTATGATGGGTGGCCAGGTAGGAATCGTCGGTCATGTAGAGCTTGCAGATGGAGTCATGATTGCCACTCGAGGTGGAGTGAGCAAATCAATTCAGGAAAAAGGCGCTTATGGCGGTAGCCCCATCATGCCAATTACCGAATACAACAAGCAACAAGTTCATCTACGAAAAATTGAACACTATGTTAACCGCATTAAGAACTTAGAAAATGAATTAAAAGAGCTGAAGAGTTCTTTAATCCTGAATTAA
- a CDS encoding OmpH family outer membrane protein produces the protein MNNKLFTSTLIALSLSIATHAGIKGASFGIVDFSTCIEESKFGKNERESFESLKKQMISMLTDTEKQLNEVSQKLQDQDYIDGLSPEGEQELKVRFQALNEEMNRYQSQFYQVLQQANMKLMQTMTNKINQASEIIAKDYKIPLILNKEAAFFYDEKFDITQIVVNKLNDEFESQKKAEEKK, from the coding sequence ATGAATAACAAATTATTTACATCTACTTTAATTGCATTGTCGCTCTCTATTGCGACACATGCCGGAATCAAAGGAGCTAGCTTTGGCATTGTCGATTTTAGCACATGTATCGAAGAGTCCAAATTCGGTAAAAATGAAAGAGAAAGCTTTGAATCTTTAAAAAAACAAATGATCAGTATGCTGACTGATACGGAAAAGCAACTCAATGAAGTTTCTCAAAAACTACAAGATCAAGACTATATCGATGGCTTATCTCCCGAAGGAGAACAAGAACTCAAAGTGCGTTTCCAAGCTCTTAACGAAGAAATGAATCGCTATCAAAGTCAATTTTATCAAGTTCTTCAACAAGCGAACATGAAATTGATGCAAACCATGACTAATAAAATTAATCAAGCCTCTGAAATCATTGCAAAAGACTATAAAATCCCTCTTATTTTGAATAAAGAAGCTGCTTTTTTCTATGACGAAAAGTTTGATATCACTCAAATTGTAGTTAATAAGTTGAATGACGAGTTTGAATCTCAGAAAAAAGCTGAAGAAAAGAAATAA